The Drosophila suzukii chromosome X, CBGP_Dsuzu_IsoJpt1.0, whole genome shotgun sequence DNA window GGATTAGCTTCTTGAAGGCATCGATCACCTTGCCCTCGCCCTCCAGACGACCCTTGAACTTCTCCTCCGAGACCTGGGTGATGAATCCCCGGAGACCCAGCGTTTTGGCCTGGGCCACTGCGAACAGTTCAAAGGCCTCTTTCGGAACTTTGCCGCGGATCTCAAAGTCACAGCCCAAGATCTCCTCTTTTTTGTTGGCCATTTCGACTGGAGTTTCTTGCCAAAAAaggtatgtatatatattgatgtaattttttttgttgcccCCCAAATGCTCGTTGAACTTGACGGCAAAATCTCAGCGCCCCATTACCCTGACTTTGAACTTCCAGCTCCGATGGTAATTGCGGCCAATTATCGTGTACCATAATCGCCGCAAGAAATCAGCCACAACAGCAGGTTACATTCTTCCCAGAGCAGCAAAGAAATTAAGACCTCTCAGAAGACTTAGCAAAAAGGTTAAGTACAATAAgaaatagttaaaaaaaaaacataaaaagagCGGGAAAAAATACacacattaaaatataaacaaaagtaaatataaatCACAAGGCGGTTTCAAGTCTTTGGCGGTATACGTATGTGTGCATctgtatctttgtatctcGGCAGCTCCGTATCTTTGCATCTGCGACCAGGCTAAAAGCGATCTATCTCGACTTTATTTTTCCTCGGCTCTTCCACCAAAACAGGCACCTCCTTCCGTCTGCTCGTGCCgggtttatatataatttttcaCAGAGTTGTCATGCGGATGATAAGAAATAAttagaaattaaataaattgctTAATTGTAATAAGCTTGCAACACGACAACAACACAGCAGCAGAAGGAAGGAGTTCCCCCTCAGGCGAAAGCAACGAATACGGAATGCTCTGCAGTAGATACAACACATAGGTAGCACTCTAAGGttccttaaaaaaatatagtatAGTTTAACAGTAAGGTTTTGATAGCACAAATGGTTGGGGATaaattttaagtaaaatataattattaaatcaaaagaaaaatattacatttacACACAATTTGCAATTTAAAGATGAATGTAGCTTTTAAATTGGTTAAAAAGATAAAAACCAAATGTTAAACGTTAAACTTTCTGATAGCTAGCATTATATTATAACTTTCAGATGGAAAATGTTATATTATAACTTTCAGATGGCAAATATTATACTATAACTTTCAGATAGCAAATGTGTTATTACAACTTTTAGATAGTTCAATGGACGAAGGTCCCGTCTTGCTAATATTATTATAAGTACGAACGCTAAGATCTTTGACTTTGGGATGAGTTTGCTCTGGGAAAGTGAGAAAGCAGAAATGGAGATGGCGTGGTACGAGTACCAGGTAATGCCCTCCAGTTGCTGGATGGCTGTGGGAATGACGTAAAGCGGCGGAGTTGACAACCCTTTGGAGGGGAGGTTCGGAATcggaatttgaatttgaatttgaatcgGAGTCCGCTGAATTTTGCAACAGTTGGCACGTGACGTCAGGCCCGCCACTCTTTCCCAGAAACTCAGCCCTCTGGCCAATTACGGCCCATTATCCCAGGAAGGGGAGTGGATCGGGGATCGGGGCAATTATGGTGATGTAAGGCATGGGCAGATGTTGTGAGCTTAGCATATTATAACCACAGATAGCTGGTATGTATAtgtgcatatatatatatttaatggGTTCCTGTAAATAATCTGCGTGCGTTTATCTGAGATTAGCTTAAGACACGTATAAATATCTAGAATGCTTGTAGAGGTAcacaaaaaacagaaaaaaaaataaaaacattaacaTATACAGTAGATTCTTGTTTGTTTCTCAAGACGAGTTATTCgatttgcaaaaaaaaatacatatttatatggGCATATGGCCCACGATGCACGAACGGAACGATCTTTACGTCCGGCAGATGCAGAGGGTGTCCAGAAGGAAGACGGCCGCATTGATGATCATCAGGGATCCGGCTCCAATGGCCTGGCGCTTCCTGTCGGTGTTTATGTGGCCGTGCCACTCATCGATGACCAGGGCTCCGGAGGCCACGAACAGCAGGCAGCCGGCCAGCGAGAACAGAGCATTCAGTCGCTTTTCCACCAGCGAGTTGATCACATGGCCTTGAAAGAGTTTGGAATAAAGGTTACGATAGGATACCACTTATATCCACTACTTGGCACCACTCACCGATCAGCAGAACGCCGCAGATGACCGTGTAACCACCGATGGCTCCGGCCACAATCACCGGATGAGAGGTCATGTTACCAACCGTCTCGTACAAAACAATGCAGGCGATGGCAATGGCCTGAGGGTGGTGAAAAATGATATATGGGATATCATTAGAGGggtttattataataaatatattaatattctATTTACGGGGTGTTAGAGCTGTTTACAAAACTAAAACTAACTATGGATCTTATAGTACTAGTTTTGAGGGCTAAAGATGATGCCAATACTAGAACTATCCATATACATGGgtgatttttttatatattaatacaAATTCACCATACTTAGAAAGGCATTCTTATAACACATTTTTATATCAGTTTACAATCCAAAATTTATTAGCACAATAACTATGTatttaactataaaaaaagGGACTTTAATTAGAAACAATATAAACCATGGCTTTTTATACTACCTTTTCTCTTCGTATCTTGTCTATATACTCTCTATATTTCATaaattcattttcatttttcaaaatataaaaaaaaatactttataTTATAAACAATTTGAGTGTAAGCAACTATTTCAAGAGCCCAACACAACGAACATATCGCCCACGAAGATGGCCCCGTTGATCAGACTCAAGATTCCGACGACCAGGAGCACTTCCTTCTCCTCCTGCGACGTGCAGTGTCCCAGCCACTGGTCCAGGATAATGGTGCCCGAGGCCGCGAACAGCACAAAGCCGCCGATCGAGAAGAGGATATCGAGGCGCTTGTCCACAACCGTTCCACCCACATGACCTGGAAAACACATTTTCCGCCACTTGAACAGGATACGCATTGGGGAGTTCCAGGAATAGAGCTTTACCTGATGCCAATATAAGGCAGGTGATAAGATAGGCGATTAAAGTGCCATAGACCACCATCGCCTGTCTGATAAAGGTCAGTTCCGAAATGCATTCAATCAGGATCAGGCTCGTGACGATAAAGACCTGGGAGTTAAGAACTTGGTACTCAACAAATGTTACGGACAAACTCAGACACAGACTCAGAAACGGACAAACAGAAAGATAGTCAGGAAGTTGAGGAATAAGAAGGAATAGCAAGTTCAGATCTATCAGATAAAGCAAGGATCTACAAAGTTGATACTCTTTCAACAGAAAAACCCATTATATCTCTATCTATCATATGTCTAAAAATCTTCAAATCATACACGTGAATCATTCCCCAATACTTTTCGACCctatcaaaaacaaaataaatcaCTTTGGGCTGGTACAAAAAGCTGTCGGAAAAGCGACCTGATAATTTTAACCGCGACAAGTACTAAATGGATTTCATTTCTGGCCATATGCTTCTGTACTGCCTTCTTTGTTTTAGGTTTTTGCGTGTTTGCTAAATCAACAAATCAATTACATtgaattaataatataatattaataatgtaACAATTATATTAACATAAGTAGAAATACAGAAAGTATTCTGGAGTTACGATACGGAGGGATGATCTAAAACCcgaagtttttttttctatgAAGGGGTTTCCCCAACAAACACGTAGCTAACTAGAATCATAAATAAAATTCATCATTTAATGTGCTTGTCACATCTTGAGCTGCCACAAAGCACTCTATATATCATATATCACCATGCAGAATGGCGACAAAAGCCGCGGAATTAATTCGACACCCACATGCCCATTTGGTTATCAAATACGAAAATTATTCCGATATTGCCGGGCGGCAAATTGACGAGCCATCGAGGGCCAATACGCGACAGTGGGCCATCGCTAAGTGTGACACACCCGTTGGCAATCAATCAATTAGGCGACGACCCCGCTAATTGGTTTCGCGGAAAAGTTCCAGCGCAGGATGCAGGGTCAACCGTGTTGACATTGTAATGCAAGGAGGCCACTAATAGGTCATTAGGTCATTACAGGGGGTTAGCAAAGTAAACAAATGCCACATCCATATCCGTATCTTAATGCGGTAGCGGTAGCTCTTccccataaattataatttgtttatggAACTGTATGGGGTTCGTTTGGTTTTTGGAATAAGTAGGTAACTATGTATATGGGAAGGCACCTCCTGTGTCAACAATTACCGATTGTTACATTCATTTGCCATTTATCTATACCTATTTTATGTGTGACTCTTCTTTATTGTTTAATTGTCACGCCCCGAAATTGGAGATGGGGCATACGAACCCGAAAACGACACTAACACCCAAGTAATCGCGAAATTCGGAAGCCCATTAGCGACTTATATACTGGGAGTGCGGCAATATAGATGTGGTTTTCTATCCCATTAGCATTGGGAAACAACCTATTAGTAATTGATTTATAGattgtttttatgtatttcaATAAGAAGAAATCGTAAAGGAAGTCTCCCACTGGGCTTCATTGAAACTTAAAGGAAATTAATATAATAGATTCCTTAGAAAACCTTAAGAAATAGCAAGGACCTTGTGTTAAAACAGtttaatttcataaaatagttatgaaataatataaaaccaCATAGAAAAACCATTAAATAGCTTTTGGCCACATAATATTTCCACCAATTCTTTCTTGGCTtataataagaaaataaaataaccgTTTTCCTGGAATTATCTGAACTATGATATGTGCTTCCGTATGACTAAGAGTTGTTTACTTCTGATGGGCGGtattatttacaaattatATTCACACCAGTTGATTGTGCCCTGGACTTTGGcaagtttttatttatttcgttttttttttgcaattgACTGGGGAAAACCCAGGCCACGCCCCCAGAAAAGTAAACAAGGCTAAAAATACTCGCACTTTGACAAAAATGAACCCAAGAAACCATCGGCAAAGCCGCAGatcaattttatttcttttccttttttcaATTGATATTGTTAGTATGGGCCATTCATTATTCGGCCACCTGACATGCCATTGACTTGGGGGGAGGATTGGGGGGAAAAACACgaatcaattaaataaattttgcGAGAAAACGGTGGATAGGAAAACCAACAGCAAAATAAACAGAAAATGCG harbors:
- the LOC108015379 gene encoding acylphosphatase-1, producing the protein MANKKEEILGCDFEIRGKVPKEAFELFAVAQAKTLGLRGFITQVSEEKFKGRLEGEGKVIDAFKKLILAAAEYVQAIKEFIIKNLKVIQEYTYKTFEIKVEQK
- the LOC108015380 gene encoding protein snakeskin: MEFNNRLLLKIIELAIAIACIVLYETVGNMTSHPVIVAGAIGGYTVICGVLLIGHVINSLVEKRLNALFSLAGCLLFVASGALVIDEWHGHINTDRKRQAIGAGSLMIINAAVFLLDTLCICRT
- the LOC108015381 gene encoding protein snakeskin produces the protein MVVYGTLIAYLITCLILASGHVGGTVVDKRLDILFSIGGFVLFAASGTIILDQWLGHCTSQEEKEVLLVVGILSLINGAIFVGDMFVVLGS